A genomic window from Bacillus sp. BGMRC 2118 includes:
- a CDS encoding cold-shock protein, which translates to MVFGRKPVEEIKMAVTKVWECTSDECNCWVRDNFKSKGISTCPMCKSEMKMSSRELQVIHNHSVAE; encoded by the coding sequence ATGGTATTTGGTAGAAAACCCGTTGAAGAAATTAAGATGGCAGTTACAAAAGTTTGGGAATGTACATCCGATGAGTGTAATTGTTGGGTAAGAGATAATTTTAAATCTAAAGGCATATCAACGTGTCCGATGTGTAAAAGTGAAATGAAGATGTCATCTAGAGAGTTGCAAGTCATTCATAACCACTCCGTAGCAGAATAA
- a CDS encoding cold-shock protein gives MKTGTVKWFNAEKGFGFIEVQGEDDVFVHFSAITGEGFKSLDEGQKVEFEVTTGNRGPQAANVVKL, from the coding sequence ATGAAAACTGGAACAGTTAAATGGTTTAATGCTGAAAAAGGTTTCGGATTTATTGAAGTTCAAGGTGAGGACGATGTATTCGTACATTTCTCTGCTATCACAGGAGAAGGATTCAAGTCTCTTGACGAAGGTCAAAAAGTAGAGTTTGAAGTTACTACTGGTAACCGTGGACCACAAGCAGCAAACGTTGTGAAACTATAA
- a CDS encoding DUF421 domain-containing protein, translated as MDWSLLWKAVVILLGGTFLLRIAGRKSISQMTLAQVVIMIGIGSLLVQPLVGKNVWATLTVGLVLVTTLVIIEYGQIRFDFLEKFITGRSKILIENGNINVKNLRKIRLSIDQLEMKLRQSNVSNLNDVHFATLEPNGQLGFILKQSKQNASKEDIQFLLTEIKQLREEIREKYPQTKVVYKHSHYEQIDVDQRQQQNSNQSQQSLFDEVNDKGHQQTPPEYLQ; from the coding sequence ATGGATTGGAGTTTGCTGTGGAAGGCCGTTGTCATTTTGTTAGGTGGTACCTTCTTATTAAGAATAGCTGGAAGAAAGTCAATCTCTCAAATGACGTTAGCTCAAGTAGTCATTATGATTGGAATAGGTTCCTTACTTGTTCAACCACTAGTGGGGAAAAATGTATGGGCAACCTTAACTGTAGGATTAGTTCTTGTTACAACGTTAGTAATTATTGAATATGGACAAATAAGGTTTGATTTCCTTGAGAAATTTATAACTGGCAGATCAAAGATCTTAATTGAAAACGGTAATATTAATGTGAAAAACTTAAGGAAAATAAGGTTATCAATTGATCAATTGGAAATGAAGCTTCGGCAAAGTAATGTGTCAAACCTTAATGATGTTCACTTTGCAACGTTAGAACCTAATGGTCAGTTAGGATTTATTTTAAAACAGTCCAAACAAAACGCGTCAAAGGAAGACATTCAATTTTTATTAACCGAAATAAAACAACTAAGAGAAGAAATTCGTGAGAAGTATCCACAGACGAAAGTTGTGTATAAGCATTCTCATTATGAGCAAATTGATGTTGATCAGCGTCAACAGCAAAACAGTAATCAATCTCAACAAAGTTTATTTGATGAAGTAAATGATAAGGGACATCAACAAACACCACCTGAATATTTACAATGA